A genomic segment from uncultured Marinifilum sp. encodes:
- the ribD gene encoding bifunctional diaminohydroxyphosphoribosylaminopyrimidine deaminase/5-amino-6-(5-phosphoribosylamino)uracil reductase RibD, whose translation MNRDYKYMQMAFELAKKGIGKVNPNPLVGAVIVKNDKVIGKGYHEYFGGPHAEVNAFRSAKESVEGATMYVTLEPCSHYGKTPPCAEAIVKNKIGKVVIGMLDPNPLVAGKGAKIIEENGIEVDFGYLCEELTDMNRVFLKYIQSKKPYVVMKTAMTLDGKIASKTGDSRWVSNEKSRAKVHELRNKLAAIMVGVDTVIADDPMLTTRLESREGRNPIRIVVDSNLRIPLDSRILNSSVEAKTILAVTENAKSDKIEAVEALGNKVLVIDSLNERVDLQKLMIKLGEEGIDGILLEGGATLNFSALQTGIVDEVISFIAPKIIGGAEAKSPVGGDGIELMKNAIQLSDIKIDQIDQDLVLTGRIKKNSEDILECK comes from the coding sequence ATGAACAGAGATTACAAATACATGCAAATGGCTTTCGAGCTAGCCAAAAAAGGAATTGGGAAAGTAAATCCAAATCCTTTGGTTGGAGCTGTTATTGTTAAGAACGATAAAGTAATTGGGAAAGGTTACCATGAATATTTTGGAGGACCACATGCTGAAGTAAATGCTTTTCGTTCTGCTAAAGAATCGGTGGAAGGTGCAACAATGTATGTAACATTAGAACCATGTTCTCATTATGGGAAAACACCTCCTTGTGCCGAGGCAATTGTGAAAAACAAGATTGGTAAAGTAGTAATTGGAATGTTGGATCCAAACCCTCTGGTAGCAGGTAAGGGTGCAAAAATTATAGAAGAGAATGGAATTGAGGTTGATTTTGGTTATTTGTGTGAAGAATTGACCGATATGAATCGGGTTTTTCTGAAATATATCCAAAGCAAAAAGCCTTATGTGGTCATGAAAACTGCAATGACTCTCGATGGAAAAATTGCCAGCAAAACAGGTGATTCTCGTTGGGTTTCCAATGAAAAATCGAGAGCTAAGGTTCATGAGTTAAGAAACAAATTGGCAGCAATAATGGTTGGTGTTGATACAGTGATAGCAGATGATCCAATGCTGACGACCAGATTAGAAAGTAGAGAAGGAAGAAATCCAATAAGAATTGTTGTGGATAGTAATTTAAGAATTCCTTTGGACTCGAGAATTTTAAATAGCAGTGTTGAAGCAAAAACAATACTTGCTGTTACTGAAAATGCTAAATCAGATAAAATAGAAGCGGTTGAAGCTTTAGGAAATAAGGTTCTTGTGATTGATTCTTTAAACGAACGAGTTGATTTGCAAAAACTGATGATAAAATTAGGAGAGGAAGGAATTGATGGTATTCTATTAGAAGGTGGAGCAACACTCAACTTCTCAGCTTTGCAAACCGGAATTGTTGATGAGGTAATCTCTTTTATTGCTCCTAAAATAATTGGAGGAGCAGAAGCTAAATCGCCAGTAGGAGGTGATGGAATTGAATTAATGAAAAATGCTATTCAGTTGAGTGATATAAAAATTGATCAGATAGATCAGGATTTAGTGTTAACAGGAAGAATTAAAAAGAACTCTGAAGATATTCTGGAGTGTAAATAA
- a CDS encoding bifunctional 3,4-dihydroxy-2-butanone-4-phosphate synthase/GTP cyclohydrolase II, which translates to MDFNTIEEAIEDIRQGKMIVVVDDEDRENEGDLLMAAEMVTPEAINFMARQAGGLICMPIVKERLDELNIDMMVYNNTDAKQTAFTVSIDAADCTTGISAHERAHTIKKVLDKAAKPEDFTRPGHIFPLVARKNGVLVRAGHTEAAVDLARMAGLYPAGVICEIMNEDGTMARVPQLKEYIKAHNLKMITIADLIEYRRQTESMIEKITETEMPTKHGEFRAHGYINKITGEHHVALVKGDVNTEEPVLTRVHSECLTGDAFGSLRCDCGDQLQEALRRINEAGRGVLLYMRQEGRGIGLINKLRAYQLQDMGMDTVEANLALGFKADLRDYGIGAAILADLGIKNLKLMTNNPLKIAGIKGYGIKIVDREEIEMSHHEKNEFYLMTKMKKMGHMLHQDVKWNLQNDDKKIK; encoded by the coding sequence ATGGATTTTAATACTATAGAAGAAGCGATTGAGGACATCAGACAAGGAAAAATGATTGTGGTGGTTGATGATGAAGATCGTGAGAATGAGGGTGATTTGTTAATGGCTGCCGAGATGGTAACACCGGAAGCAATTAATTTTATGGCTCGTCAGGCAGGCGGTTTAATTTGTATGCCAATTGTTAAGGAAAGATTGGATGAATTAAACATCGATATGATGGTGTACAACAATACAGATGCAAAGCAAACGGCTTTTACAGTTAGTATTGATGCTGCAGATTGTACAACAGGAATTTCGGCCCATGAAAGAGCGCATACCATAAAAAAAGTATTAGATAAAGCTGCCAAACCGGAAGATTTTACTCGTCCGGGACATATTTTTCCATTGGTAGCTCGCAAAAATGGAGTATTGGTTCGGGCAGGACATACCGAGGCAGCAGTCGATTTGGCGCGAATGGCAGGTTTGTATCCGGCAGGAGTGATTTGTGAAATCATGAATGAAGATGGAACCATGGCTCGTGTTCCTCAGTTAAAGGAATACATCAAAGCTCACAATCTTAAGATGATTACCATTGCTGATTTGATTGAGTATCGTCGTCAGACAGAGAGCATGATTGAAAAAATAACCGAGACCGAAATGCCAACCAAACATGGTGAATTCAGAGCTCATGGTTATATCAATAAAATAACAGGAGAGCATCATGTTGCTTTGGTAAAAGGTGATGTGAATACCGAAGAGCCTGTATTAACCCGAGTGCATTCGGAGTGTTTAACCGGAGATGCTTTTGGGTCGCTGCGTTGCGATTGTGGTGATCAGTTGCAAGAGGCGCTGCGAAGAATTAACGAAGCAGGAAGAGGTGTGTTGTTATACATGCGTCAGGAAGGAAGAGGAATTGGTTTGATAAATAAATTACGTGCTTACCAGTTGCAGGATATGGGTATGGATACTGTTGAAGCAAACCTTGCTTTAGGCTTTAAAGCCGATTTGCGCGATTATGGTATTGGTGCAGCAATTCTTGCTGATTTAGGCATTAAGAATTTGAAGCTGATGACCAATAATCCTCTAAAAATAGCGGGAATAAAAGGATACGGAATTAAAATTGTCGATCGGGAAGAGATTGAAATGTCTCATCATGAGAAAAATGAATTTTACCTAATGACGAAGATGAAAAAAATGGGCCACATGTTGCATCAGGATGTGAAGTGGAATCTTCAGAACGACGATAAAAAAATAAAATAA
- a CDS encoding riboflavin synthase: MFTGLIEEIGNIKSIKKGGKAIRLDVSASKIMDDVKLGDSIATNGICLTVVSFDSNGFSADVMPETMSRTNFGLLGAGSCVNLERAVRVGDRLGGHMVSGHVDGLGEIVGKEQDDNAIWVSIAAPKNILKYVIEKGSIAIDGISLTVAYVDDKIFKVSIIPLTQDDTTLSSKKAGEKVNLECDMTAKYIEKFMFHRDDEKDQKKKSDISMDFLKENGFV; encoded by the coding sequence ATGTTTACAGGATTAATTGAAGAAATAGGAAATATTAAATCCATAAAAAAAGGTGGGAAAGCCATTCGTTTGGATGTTTCGGCCAGTAAAATAATGGACGATGTGAAATTGGGCGACAGCATTGCAACTAATGGAATTTGCCTGACTGTTGTAAGTTTCGATTCCAATGGTTTTTCTGCAGATGTAATGCCGGAAACCATGAGCCGAACCAATTTTGGATTGCTCGGAGCAGGAAGTTGTGTGAACTTGGAACGCGCTGTTCGTGTAGGAGATAGATTAGGTGGCCACATGGTAAGCGGACATGTTGATGGATTGGGAGAAATTGTAGGAAAAGAACAAGACGATAATGCGATATGGGTGAGTATTGCCGCTCCTAAAAACATTCTGAAATATGTGATTGAAAAAGGATCGATTGCGATTGATGGAATCAGTCTTACGGTGGCTTATGTGGATGATAAAATTTTTAAAGTGTCGATTATTCCTTTAACACAGGATGATACCACTTTAAGCTCCAAAAAGGCAGGCGAAAAAGTGAATTTAGAATGTGATATGACTGCTAAATATATTGAAAAATTTATGTTTCATAGAGATGACGAGAAAGATCAGAAAAAAAAATCAGATATCTCGATGGATTTTTTGAAAGAAAACGGATTTGTATAA
- the secDF gene encoding protein translocase subunit SecDF, with protein MRNKGAIRLLAIVFALVSLYQLTFTYVTKKVEKEAQEFGAGDIKKEQTYLDSIRGEEVYNFFWLKKYTYKECKELEMNLGLDLKGGMNVTMEVSVVDIIKAMANNSKDKTFNAAIAKAKEMQANSNKGFVTLFGEAFNEIDPNAQLSSPDIFGTLELKDKIPFGASNADVLKVIKEETDGAIDNTFNILRSRIDRFGVAQPNIQKADVSGRIIIELPGIKDAARVRKLLQGTASLEFWETYSTGEVMGYLNAANTKLVEINAASDLEEEDTTKAKEEVKEKAKDEEASLLDKIEEEGAQDSLATQDAKAMEKMYPLFSKLNPAQQGGSSKAVVGRSLVRDTAEVNKMLAMPAIKSVLPRNLKFYWGVKPIDEGGNIFELFAIKVTSRDGKAPLDGDAVTSAREQVDQNTARYEVSMSMSGEGSKTWARLTKDNVNRAIAVVLDGYVYTAPNVMGEIKGGQSSISGDFSVTEAKDLANILKSGKLPAPAHIIADEVVGPSLGKESIQKGMYSFIIAFVLVLVYMFFFYSKGAGLAANIALIANLFFIFGILASLGAVLTLPGIAGIVLTIGMSVDANVLIYERIQEELKSGKGLSLAVSDGYKNAYSAIIDGNITTLLTGIILYLFGEGPIKGFATTLVIGIFSSLFAAIFITRLIFEASLARNRKITFSTKFTDNWLRNAGVKFLQKRKIFYVISGVAIVLSIGSLATKGLNQGIDFTGGRTYVVAFDQPVAVEDIAQSLDKVYGHAPEVKTFGGDNQVKISTKYKIEESGTEVDDEVEGLLYDGLKSYLADGTTKVDFLENNRKMSQKVGPTIADDIRTSAFWSIIGALIVIFLYIMFRFSNWQYGLGAVAALTHDSIIVLGIFSICYGWLPFSLEIDQAFIAAILTVVGYSINDTVVVFDRIREYLGLYPKRDREEVVNKALNSTMRRTFSTSLSTMVVLLAIFLFGGTSIQGFTFALLVGVIVGTYSSLFIASPIAYDTSLRVQKVHAKKK; from the coding sequence ATGCGAAATAAAGGAGCGATTCGTCTACTCGCTATTGTCTTTGCGTTAGTGAGTTTGTATCAATTGACTTTTACTTACGTAACGAAAAAAGTTGAAAAGGAGGCTCAGGAATTTGGAGCTGGCGACATTAAAAAGGAACAAACTTATCTTGACTCGATAAGAGGAGAAGAGGTTTATAATTTCTTTTGGCTGAAAAAGTACACTTATAAAGAGTGTAAAGAGTTGGAAATGAATCTTGGGCTTGACCTAAAGGGCGGTATGAACGTTACAATGGAAGTATCTGTTGTTGATATCATCAAAGCGATGGCTAACAACAGCAAAGATAAAACTTTCAATGCTGCAATTGCTAAAGCAAAAGAGATGCAGGCTAACAGTAATAAGGGATTTGTTACCCTGTTTGGAGAAGCATTTAACGAAATAGATCCTAATGCTCAGTTATCATCTCCAGATATTTTTGGAACTCTTGAGTTGAAAGATAAAATTCCATTTGGAGCTTCTAACGCTGATGTGTTAAAGGTAATAAAGGAAGAAACCGATGGTGCGATTGATAATACATTTAATATTCTTCGTTCTCGTATCGACCGTTTCGGTGTAGCACAGCCAAATATTCAAAAAGCTGATGTATCGGGTCGTATTATTATCGAACTTCCAGGTATTAAAGATGCTGCTCGTGTTCGTAAGCTTTTACAGGGAACTGCAAGTTTAGAGTTCTGGGAAACTTACAGTACTGGCGAGGTAATGGGGTATCTTAATGCTGCAAATACTAAATTGGTAGAAATTAATGCTGCTTCTGACCTTGAAGAAGAAGATACTACCAAAGCCAAAGAAGAAGTTAAAGAAAAAGCAAAAGATGAGGAAGCTTCTCTTTTAGATAAAATTGAAGAAGAAGGTGCGCAAGATTCTTTGGCAACTCAGGATGCTAAAGCAATGGAAAAAATGTATCCTTTGTTTTCAAAATTAAATCCAGCTCAACAAGGTGGATCATCAAAAGCTGTTGTGGGTAGATCATTAGTAAGAGATACTGCAGAAGTTAATAAGATGTTGGCAATGCCAGCTATTAAATCGGTTTTACCTCGTAACTTAAAATTCTATTGGGGTGTTAAGCCAATTGATGAAGGTGGCAATATATTCGAATTATTTGCAATTAAAGTTACCAGTAGAGATGGAAAAGCTCCTCTTGATGGTGATGCTGTAACTTCAGCTCGTGAGCAAGTAGATCAAAATACAGCTCGTTATGAAGTATCAATGAGTATGAGTGGTGAAGGTTCTAAAACCTGGGCTCGCTTAACAAAAGATAACGTAAACCGTGCCATTGCAGTTGTTTTGGACGGATATGTATACACTGCTCCTAATGTAATGGGAGAAATTAAAGGTGGACAATCAAGTATTAGTGGTGATTTTTCGGTTACTGAAGCAAAAGACCTTGCTAACATTCTAAAATCAGGTAAACTTCCAGCGCCGGCTCACATTATTGCCGATGAGGTTGTTGGACCATCTCTTGGTAAAGAATCTATTCAGAAAGGTATGTATTCATTTATCATCGCTTTCGTGTTGGTATTGGTTTACATGTTCTTCTTCTATAGTAAAGGTGCTGGTTTAGCTGCAAATATTGCACTGATTGCCAATTTGTTCTTTATTTTTGGTATTCTTGCTTCTTTAGGTGCTGTTCTTACTTTACCAGGTATTGCCGGTATTGTACTTACAATTGGTATGTCGGTCGATGCCAACGTACTTATTTATGAGCGTATTCAGGAAGAATTGAAATCCGGTAAGGGATTAAGCCTTGCGGTAAGCGATGGTTATAAGAATGCTTATTCTGCAATTATTGATGGTAACATTACTACTTTATTAACTGGTATTATTCTTTACTTATTTGGTGAAGGTCCAATTAAAGGTTTTGCAACTACATTGGTAATTGGTATTTTCTCTTCATTATTCGCAGCAATTTTCATTACTCGTTTAATTTTTGAAGCATCATTAGCTCGAAACAGAAAAATTACTTTCTCAACTAAGTTTACCGATAACTGGTTGCGTAATGCAGGAGTTAAGTTTTTACAGAAAAGAAAAATATTCTATGTAATTTCTGGAGTAGCAATTGTATTGAGTATTGGTTCTCTTGCTACAAAAGGTTTGAATCAAGGTATCGATTTTACAGGAGGTAGAACTTATGTTGTAGCATTCGATCAGCCAGTAGCTGTTGAAGATATTGCGCAATCTCTTGATAAAGTATACGGACATGCTCCAGAGGTAAAAACTTTTGGTGGCGATAATCAGGTTAAAATATCTACAAAATACAAGATTGAAGAATCGGGTACAGAGGTTGATGATGAGGTTGAAGGCTTATTATATGATGGTTTGAAATCATACTTAGCTGATGGAACTACAAAAGTTGATTTCTTGGAAAACAACCGTAAAATGTCACAAAAAGTAGGACCAACCATTGCCGACGATATTCGTACTTCTGCATTCTGGTCTATTATTGGAGCATTAATCGTAATCTTCCTTTACATCATGTTCCGTTTCTCGAACTGGCAATATGGTTTAGGTGCAGTTGCTGCCTTAACTCACGATTCAATTATTGTATTGGGTATCTTCTCAATTTGCTACGGATGGTTACCATTCTCGTTAGAGATTGATCAGGCATTTATTGCGGCAATTCTTACTGTAGTGGGTTATTCTATTAATGATACCGTGGTTGTATTTGACCGTATTCGTGAGTATTTGGGATTATATCCTAAACGCGATCGCGAAGAGGTTGTAAATAAAGCCTTGAACAGTACAATGCGTCGTACATTTAGTACATCGCTTTCTACAATGGTTGTATTATTAGCGATCTTCTTGTTCGGTGGTACTTCAATCCAAGGATTTACATTTGCATTATTAGTCGGAGTAATTGTTGGTACATACTCTTCTCTATTTATTGCATCTCCAATTGCTTACGATACTAGCTTACGTGTACAAAAAGTGCATGCTAAGAAAAAATAG
- a CDS encoding pseudouridine synthase — protein sequence MEENKKQKPGRGRSSFGSKRYNNRKSEDSNSRLDKKRGSNFERNQEEGEKTFKGKRKFNKGFRKHDGESFSNYSEDDSPRDRRGNRDWKSRNRKDDRRRPNFADKKRTFEEKSEKEIEEQKAERFKNKPEKEVLRKKHYSKKKQLEHAKLVGPADGILRLNKYISNTGACSRREADTRIADGRITVNGTVVTEVGTKVNIKDKVCMDGTLLQPEAKVYIAINKPKDFVTTLDDPMGRKTVMDLIKNACKERVYPVGRLDRMTTGVLLFTNDGDLTKRLTHPSYNKKKIYHAFLDREITQEELDKVLEGLELEDGLIKADAISFADSEDKKQVGLEIHSGKNRIVRRIFEHLGYEVEKLDRVFFAGITKKNLPRGKWRFLSEEEVRMLKNF from the coding sequence ATGGAAGAGAATAAAAAACAAAAACCAGGCAGAGGCAGATCTTCATTTGGGTCGAAAAGATACAACAATAGAAAATCAGAAGACTCGAATTCGAGATTGGACAAGAAACGTGGCTCCAATTTCGAAAGAAACCAGGAAGAAGGCGAGAAAACTTTTAAGGGTAAAAGAAAATTTAATAAAGGTTTTCGAAAACACGATGGAGAATCGTTTTCAAATTATTCGGAGGATGATTCACCAAGAGATCGCAGAGGTAATAGAGATTGGAAATCGAGAAATCGTAAGGACGACAGAAGAAGACCAAACTTTGCTGACAAAAAAAGAACCTTTGAAGAAAAATCTGAAAAAGAAATAGAAGAACAAAAAGCAGAGCGATTTAAAAATAAACCAGAGAAAGAGGTGCTTCGTAAAAAGCATTATAGCAAAAAGAAACAGCTAGAACATGCAAAATTGGTAGGACCTGCCGATGGAATATTACGATTAAACAAATACATTTCGAACACAGGCGCCTGCTCGAGAAGAGAAGCTGACACTAGAATTGCCGATGGCAGAATAACTGTTAATGGTACTGTTGTAACCGAAGTAGGTACAAAGGTTAACATTAAGGATAAAGTGTGTATGGATGGAACTCTTCTTCAGCCCGAAGCAAAAGTTTATATTGCCATAAACAAACCTAAAGATTTTGTGACTACACTAGATGATCCGATGGGGCGCAAAACGGTTATGGACTTAATTAAAAATGCTTGCAAGGAAAGAGTTTATCCGGTAGGAAGATTAGACAGAATGACAACTGGAGTATTACTTTTTACTAATGATGGTGATTTAACAAAACGCTTAACTCACCCAAGCTATAACAAGAAAAAAATCTATCATGCATTTCTTGATCGAGAAATTACCCAAGAAGAGCTTGATAAGGTTTTAGAAGGTTTGGAACTGGAAGATGGATTAATAAAGGCTGATGCCATTAGCTTTGCCGATTCTGAAGACAAAAAGCAAGTGGGATTAGAAATTCACTCTGGAAAAAATAGAATTGTTCGTCGTATTTTCGAACATTTGGGTTACGAAGTTGAAAAACTTGACAGAGTATTTTTTGCAGGAATTACCAAGAAAAATCTCCCTAGAGGAAAATGGAGATTCCTAAGCGAAGAAGAAGTTAGAATGCTGAAAAACTTCTAA
- the glmM gene encoding phosphoglucosamine mutase: MTLIKSISGIRGTIGGQVGDGLSPLDVVKFAAAYGTWALRRHNGNKIKVVVGRDARISGEMVDKLVVGTLLGLGIDVIEIGLASTPTTELAVTGENAHGGIILTASHNPKQWNALKLLNEKGEFLNDEDGKLVLSIAENEDFNFADVDDLGKVTNIDNYTQKHIEHVLSLNLVDVEAIKKANFSVAVDAVNSVGGIAIPELLRALGVQNVVELYCEPNGQFPHNPEPLPENLTEIAKVMKEGKADLGFVVDPDVDRLAIVNEDGSMFGEEYTLVACADYVLANTPGNTVSNLSSTRALSDVTKKHQGDYEASAVGEVNVVSKMKANNAIIGGEGNGGIIYPESHYGRDALVGVALFLTHLAKTGKKASDLRASYPNYFISKNKIQLTPEIDVDAVLVAMKEKYQNEKVNDIDGVKIDFAEEWVHLRKSNTEPIIRIYSESESQDTANKLAEKIISEIKEIIK, encoded by the coding sequence ATGACATTAATAAAATCTATATCGGGAATTCGAGGAACCATTGGTGGGCAAGTTGGCGATGGCTTAAGTCCTCTTGATGTTGTGAAATTTGCTGCAGCTTATGGAACTTGGGCACTACGCCGACACAATGGCAATAAAATTAAAGTTGTGGTAGGTCGCGATGCACGTATTTCTGGAGAAATGGTAGATAAGTTAGTGGTTGGAACTTTATTAGGACTTGGAATTGATGTTATAGAAATAGGATTAGCATCAACACCAACAACAGAATTGGCTGTAACAGGCGAAAATGCTCATGGTGGTATTATTCTTACAGCAAGTCATAATCCAAAACAATGGAATGCATTAAAATTATTAAACGAAAAAGGCGAGTTTCTTAACGATGAGGATGGAAAATTAGTTTTATCCATTGCCGAAAACGAAGATTTTAATTTTGCTGATGTTGATGACTTAGGAAAAGTTACCAACATTGATAATTATACTCAAAAGCACATCGAACATGTTTTATCTTTAAACCTAGTTGATGTAGAAGCAATTAAAAAAGCAAATTTCTCAGTTGCTGTTGATGCTGTTAACTCGGTTGGTGGAATTGCAATTCCAGAATTGTTAAGAGCATTGGGAGTGCAAAATGTTGTTGAATTGTATTGTGAACCAAACGGACAATTTCCTCATAATCCAGAGCCGCTTCCCGAAAATCTTACCGAAATTGCAAAGGTAATGAAGGAAGGGAAAGCCGATTTGGGTTTTGTTGTAGATCCCGATGTAGATAGACTAGCAATTGTAAACGAAGATGGAAGTATGTTTGGAGAAGAATATACTTTAGTTGCTTGTGCCGATTATGTTTTGGCAAATACTCCGGGTAATACTGTTTCTAATCTTTCCTCAACAAGAGCCTTAAGCGATGTTACAAAAAAACACCAAGGAGATTACGAAGCATCGGCAGTTGGAGAGGTTAATGTTGTAAGCAAGATGAAAGCTAATAATGCAATTATTGGTGGCGAGGGTAATGGTGGGATTATTTATCCTGAGAGCCATTATGGAAGAGATGCTTTGGTTGGAGTTGCTTTGTTTTTAACACATTTGGCTAAAACCGGTAAAAAAGCATCAGACTTAAGAGCATCATATCCAAATTATTTTATTTCGAAAAATAAAATTCAATTAACACCCGAAATTGATGTTGATGCTGTTTTAGTTGCCATGAAAGAGAAATATCAAAACGAAAAAGTAAATGATATTGATGGTGTTAAAATAGATTTTGCAGAAGAGTGGGTTCATTTAAGAAAATCGAATACCGAACCAATTATTCGTATTTATTCTGAAAGTGAAAGTCAAGATACTGCAAATAAATTGGCAGAAAAGATCATTTCGGAGATAAAAGAGATTATAAAATAA
- a CDS encoding retropepsin-like aspartic protease, with the protein MDIEIPIEIIELENNSYHLLIKCTINSLQEGELVIDTGASKTVLDKNFVDVYEKFEQNESEMQSRGLGEGSIETQMGKIESFQIGELIVDDFSCALIDLSGINEMYQQYCQRKICGLLGSDFLLKHHGIINYREKKLKLESF; encoded by the coding sequence ATGGATATAGAAATACCCATAGAAATAATAGAATTAGAAAATAATAGCTATCACCTTCTTATTAAGTGTACAATAAATTCATTACAAGAAGGCGAATTGGTAATTGATACAGGAGCATCTAAAACAGTTTTAGATAAAAATTTTGTTGATGTTTATGAAAAATTTGAACAAAATGAATCGGAGATGCAATCCAGAGGATTAGGAGAAGGAAGTATTGAAACCCAAATGGGAAAAATTGAGAGTTTTCAGATTGGAGAACTAATTGTTGATGATTTTTCTTGTGCATTAATCGATCTATCAGGCATTAACGAAATGTATCAGCAATATTGTCAGAGGAAAATTTGCGGTTTATTGGGTAGCGACTTCCTTTTAAAGCATCATGGAATTATTAATTATAGAGAAAAAAAACTGAAATTAGAAAGCTTCTAA
- the ribE gene encoding 6,7-dimethyl-8-ribityllumazine synthase, with product MNTIEGKLIAEGLKFGIVAGRFNEFIGSKLLGGALDAIKRHGASEADVDLAWVPGAFEIPLLAKKMVKSGKYDAVICLGAVIKGSTPHFDYVSNEVTKGVASVSLDSEVPVIFGVLTTNSIEEAIERAGTKAGNKGFEAAVSAIEMANLLKQF from the coding sequence ATGAATACAATTGAAGGTAAATTAATAGCTGAAGGTCTTAAGTTTGGAATTGTAGCAGGACGTTTTAACGAATTTATTGGAAGCAAATTATTAGGTGGTGCTTTAGATGCAATTAAGCGTCATGGTGCATCCGAAGCTGATGTTGATCTTGCATGGGTTCCTGGAGCATTCGAAATTCCATTGCTTGCTAAAAAAATGGTGAAAAGTGGAAAGTACGATGCGGTAATTTGTTTGGGAGCTGTTATTAAAGGTTCTACTCCTCATTTCGACTATGTGTCGAACGAAGTTACCAAAGGTGTGGCTAGTGTTTCTTTAGACTCCGAAGTTCCTGTTATTTTTGGAGTTTTAACTACCAACTCTATCGAAGAGGCAATTGAACGTGCCGGAACAAAAGCTGGAAACAAAGGTTTTGAAGCAGCAGTTTCTGCAATTGAAATGGCTAACCTATTAAAGCAGTTTTAA
- the mdh gene encoding malate dehydrogenase: MKITVVGAGNVGATCANCIAQKELANEVIVVDIKDGLAEGKALDMWQTAPINYYDTRVKGVTNDYAATAGSEVVVITSGLPRKPGMSRDDLIATNAGIVKMVTENVIAHSPDAIIIIVSNPLDVMTYAAFLTAKKASNKVFGMAGVLDTARYRAFLAEELNVSPKDIQALLMGGHGDTMVPLTRYTTVAGIPVTDLIEEDKLNAIIERTKFGGGELVNLMGTSAWYAPGAAAAQMVEAIVRDQKRIFPVCALLNGEYGMKDIYLGVPVKLGKNGIEEIIEVKLNEEEMAMLKDSAEAVKSVMKVLDEMNIIS; encoded by the coding sequence ATGAAAATTACAGTTGTAGGTGCAGGAAACGTGGGCGCAACTTGTGCTAATTGCATTGCTCAAAAAGAATTGGCAAACGAGGTAATTGTTGTAGATATTAAAGATGGTTTGGCAGAAGGAAAAGCCTTAGATATGTGGCAAACTGCTCCAATTAATTACTATGATACAAGAGTAAAAGGTGTAACTAATGATTATGCAGCAACTGCAGGATCAGAGGTTGTTGTAATTACTTCGGGACTTCCTCGTAAACCGGGTATGAGTCGTGATGACTTAATCGCGACCAATGCAGGTATCGTTAAAATGGTAACCGAAAATGTAATTGCTCATTCTCCTGATGCAATCATTATCATTGTATCTAATCCTTTAGATGTTATGACTTATGCAGCATTTTTAACTGCTAAAAAAGCATCGAACAAAGTATTTGGTATGGCTGGTGTATTGGATACAGCTCGTTACCGTGCATTCCTTGCCGAGGAGTTAAATGTTTCTCCTAAGGATATTCAGGCTTTACTTATGGGTGGACACGGAGATACAATGGTTCCATTGACTCGTTATACTACCGTTGCAGGTATTCCTGTTACTGATTTAATTGAGGAAGATAAGCTGAATGCTATTATCGAAAGAACTAAATTTGGTGGTGGTGAGCTAGTGAACTTGATGGGAACATCTGCTTGGTATGCGCCAGGAGCAGCAGCAGCTCAAATGGTTGAGGCAATTGTTCGCGATCAAAAAAGAATTTTCCCAGTTTGTGCATTGCTTAATGGCGAATATGGAATGAAAGATATTTACCTAGGAGTTCCTGTAAAATTAGGAAAGAATGGTATCGAAGAAATTATCGAAGTAAAATTAAACGAAGAAGAAATGGCTATGTTGAAAGATTCGGCAGAAGCTGTTAAGTCTGTAATGAAAGTTTTAGATGAAATGAATATTATATCTTAA